A genomic window from Pecten maximus chromosome 4, xPecMax1.1, whole genome shotgun sequence includes:
- the LOC117325783 gene encoding uncharacterized protein LOC117325783, with amino-acid sequence MDQNDENKDDCDERDATRNISKTVEKDQLTCNTAEQSVRYRVRGELNIGKCIGDNDEHASQKYQNNSTDDGRITDVSNSTEDGWTLEVNNSTEDGRTTDVNNSTEDGRITDVNNSTEDGRITDVNNSTEDGRTTDVNNSTEDGRTTDVNNSTEDGRTTDVNNSTEDGRITDVNNSTEDGRTTDGNNSREDGRTTDVNNSTEDVRTTDVNNSTEDGRTTDVNNSTEDGRTTDVNNSTEDGRTTDVNNSTEDGRTTDVNNSTEDGRTTDVNNSTEDGRTTDVNNSTEDGRTTDVNNSTDDGRTTDVNNSTEDGRTTDVNNSTEDGRTTDVNNSTEDGRTTDVNNSTEDGRTTDVNNSTEDGRITDVNNSTEDGRTTDVNNSTEDGRTTDVNNSTEDGRTTDVNNSTEDGRTTDVNNSTKDGRTTDVNNCTEDGRTTDVNNSTKDGRITDVNNSTEDGRTTDVNNSTEGGRTTDVNNSTEDGRTLEVNNCREDGRTLDVNNSTEDGRTLEVNNSTEDGRTTDVNNSTEDGRTPEVNNSTEDGRTPEVNNSTEDGRTPEVNNSTEDGRTQEVNNSTEDGRTTDVNNSTEDGRITDANSSTEVSRYSASSGNSTDEEDYDASPSIPSVGSQNDGFPCKTCPAKNEEEVEEPLEALKSLFVSEDDTNNENSSEIIIEAAEDHEEVRQLIIQDYTSDDRESLNATMERLPDDICRVSESGSSLCEDDSKEIDKQLPMYRTNSSRRTLNQSVRTHVISPSIRKRIYRHSSTTTADKVSKNDLGWKVCSRTKSDLPLRPTPGTCSRSIDKQQRESPVPRTQRCRVSSFVICTHCENRSLARYSCEDCFINCCSECIYALHPRQTRYKKHVILKGHTVLHCEVHDEPLDWYCVTCDHPICAASLAYSGHILHDVEKMEVYVKNEKKQLLDLQREVGSRCLEKAHVSLTTLQEYEESIRLEWIHRKQHIQREFATLRQVVGETEDTLIKDGQKDFDSRIRHLSTLRCTYGEVVDREARLAQISLDSVSGTPKSHFLKSVKSIQEKLSRFQQETEAIPTVNLADVAPSATHLSLFPVTTYLQQLKSKLGSSTIRPYQRVLFVPEAVIRAPITTHDLWNISDNSLQSVSLVYSIEIKEGCCSKGHLWKGMVSPGGILFNVSDMCFLDRSSRYLVKVTPHFRTMTGFVTYETTRGKPCHIFIITATDAMDESPDQIILSRLQIDFTNLSQSFEETRLAFKKHQLRSAADRMVSKSKAYYRISRRRTSHLKRDNHSKLQVENHATQTSTRRYEKHRKKKRID; translated from the exons ATGGACCAAAACGACGAAAATAAAGACGACTGTGATGAAAGAGATGCAACACGAAATATAAGCAAAACTGTAGAAAAAGACCAACTAACTTGTAATACCGCAGAGCAATCTGTACGTTATCGTGTTAGGGGGGAATTAAACATTGGCAAGTGCATTGGTGACAATGACGAACATGCATCTCAAAAATACCAGAACAACAGTACGGATGACGGTAGGATAACGGACGTGAGCAACAGTACCGAGGACGGTTGGACATTGGAGGTGAACAACAGTACGGAGGACGGCAGGACAACGGATGTGAACAACAGTACGGAGGACGGCAGGATAACGGACGTGAACAACAGTACGGAGGACGGCAGGATAACGGACGTGAACAACAGTACGGAGGACGGCAGGACAACGGACGTGAACAACAGTACGGAGGACGGCAGGACAACGGATGTGAACAACAGTACGGAGGACGGTAGGACAACTGACGTGAACAACAGTACGGAGGACGGTAGGATAACGGACGTGAACAACAGTACCGAGGACGGCAGGACAACGGACGGGAACAACAGTAGGGAGGACGGCAGGACAACGGACGTGAACAACAGTACGGAGGACGTTAGGACAACGGACGTGAACAACAGTACGGAGGACGGCAGGACAACGGATGTGAACAACAGTACGGAGGACGGTAGGACAACTGACGTGAACAACAGTACGGAGGACGGTAGGACAACTGACGTGAACAACAGTACGGAGGACGGCAGGACAACGGACGTGAACAACAGTACGGAGGACGGCAGGACAACGGACGTGAACAACAGTACGGAGGACGGCAGGACAACTGACGTGAACAACAGTACGGAGGACGGTAGGACAACGGACGTGAACAACAGTACGGATGACGGCAGGACAACGGACGTGAACAACAGTACGGAGGACGGTAGAACAACGGACGTGAACAACAGTACGGAGGACGGTAGGACAACTGACGTGAACAACAGTACGGAGGACGGTAGGACAACGGACGTGAACAACAGTACGGAGGACGGTAGGACAACGGACGTGAACAACAGTACGGAGGACGGTAGGATAACTGACGTGAACAACAGTACGGAGGACGGTAGGACAACGGACGTGAACAACAGTACGGAGGACGGTAGGACAACGGACGTGAACAACAGTACGGAGGACGGTAGGACAACGGACGTGAACAACAGTACGGAGGACGGTAGGACAACGGACGTGAACAACAGTACGAAGGACGGTAGGACAACGGACGTGAACAACTGTACGGAGGACGGTAGGACAACGGACGTGAACAACAGTACGAAGGACGGTAGGATAACGGACGTGAACAACAGTACGGAGGACGGTAGGACAACGGACGTGAACAACAGTACGGAGGGCGGTAGGACAACGGACGTGAACAACAGTACGGAGGACGGCAGGACACTGGAGGTGAACAACTGTAGGGAGGACGGTAGGACACTGGATGTGAACAACAGTACTGAGGACGGTAGGACACTGGAGGTGAACAACAGTACGGAGGACGGCAGGACAACGGACGTGAACAACAGTACGGAGGACGGCAGGACACCAGAGGTGAACAACAGTACGGAGGACGGCAGGACACCAGAGGTGAACAACAGTACTGAGGACGGCAGGACACCAGAGGTGAACAACAGTACGGAGGACGGTAGGACACAAGAGGTGAACAACAGTACGGAGGACGGTAGGACAACGGACGTGAACAACAGTACTGAGGACGGCAGGATAACGGACGCGAACAGCAGTACAGAAGTATCGAGGTATTCCGCTTCAAGTGGAAACTCAACGGACGAAGAGGATTATGATGCAAGTCCATCGATACCTTCCGTAGGTAGCCAGAATGATGGATTTCCCTGTAAAACGTGTCCGGCTAAGAACGAGGAGGAAGTGGAGGAGCCTTTAGAGGCATTGAAGTCACTATTTGTATCAGAAGACGATACCAACAATGAGAACTCTTCTGAAATAATAATCGAAGCCGCTGAAGATCACGAGGAAGTGCGACAATTGATTATACAAGACTACACTTCTGACGACAGAGAATCTCTGAACGCTACAATGGAACGTCTACCTGATGATATATGTCGAGTTAGCGAATCAGGAAGTAGTTTGTGTGAAGATGACAGCAAGGAAATCGACAAACAGTTGCCGATGTATCGTACCAACAGCTCACGGAGAACTTTAAACCAGAGCGTTCGGACACATGTCATATCACCATCTATACGTAAGCGGATATATCGGCATTCTTCCACAACAACGGCCGACAAAGTTTCTAAAAACGATCTTGGTTGGAAAGTATGTAGTCGAACCAAGTCAGATTTGCCATTACGTCCTACACCAGGTACATGTAGCCGTTCAATAGATAAACAACAAAGAGAATCTCCTGTACCCAGGACACAGCGCTGTAGAGTGTCTTCGTTTGTCATTTGTACTCATTGTGAGAACAGAAGCTTGGCGCGCTATTCTTGTGAAGATTGTTTCATAAACTGCTGTTCGGAATGCATTTATGCTCTTCATCCTCGGCAGACACGATATAAGAAACATGTTATCCTGAAAGGACATACTGTATTGCATTGTGAAGTCCACGACGAGCCATTAGATTGGTACTGTGTTACTTGTGACCATCCGATATGTGCAGCAAGTTTAGCCTATTCCGGTCACATCCTACATGACGTGGAAAAAATGGAAGTTTAcgtaaaaaatgaaaaa AAACAGCTACTAGATTTACAGAGAGAGGTTGGGTCGAGATGCTTGGAGAAAGCCCACGTCAGTCTGACAACGTTACAGGAGTACGAGGAATCCATAAGG CTCGAATGGATTCATCGGAAACAGCATATACAACGGGAATTCGCAACATTGAGGCAAGTGGTTGGGGAAACAGAAGACACCCTAATTAAGGATGGACAGAAG GACTTCGATTCGAGAATACGCCATCTTAGTACATTGAGGTGTACATACGGTGAAGTGGTGGACAGAGAAGCGAGACTAGCTCAGATATCACTGGACAGCGTGAGTGGAACTCCAAAATCACACTTCCTCAAG TCGGTTAAAAGCATACAGGAAAA ATTATCAAGATTTCAACAAGAAACCGAAGCTATCCCGACTGTCAATTTAGCAGACGTGGCACCTTCAGCAACGCATCTCAGTTTATTCCCAGTCACCACATACTTACAGCAACTGAAATCGAAATTGG GGAGTTCAACCATACGCCCATACCAAAGAGTGCTGTTCGTACCTGAAGCTGTCATTCGGGCGCCTATCACAACACATGACCTGTGGAACATTTCAGATAATTCACTCCAGTCTGTGAGCTTGGTGTACTCCATAGAAATAAAAGAAGGATGCTGCAGTAAAGGTCATCTTTGGAAGGGTATGGTCAGTCCAGGTGGTATTCTATTTAATGTATCAGACATGTGTTTCCTGGATAGATCCAGCAGATATCTGGTGAAGGTCACGCCTCACTTCCGGACAATGACTGGCTTTGTGACATATGAAACAACACGTGGGAAACCTTGTCACATCTTCATCATTACAG CTACGGACGCTATGGATGAATCACCTGACCAGATAATCTTGTCACGGCTGCAGATAGATTTCACTAATTTATCACAGAGTTTCGAG GAGACACGCCTCGCATTCAAAAAGCATCAATTGCGTTCAG CTGCTGACCGAATGGTATCTAAATCAAAGGCTTACTACAGAATTTCGAG ACGACGCACCTCGCATCTGAAACGGGACAACCACAGTAAG TTGCAGGTGGAAAATCATGCAACGCAAACCTCAACTCGTCGATATGAAAAacatcgaaaaaaaaaaaggattgaTTAA